The Luteitalea sp. genome has a window encoding:
- a CDS encoding TerC family protein: MASLITLVTLVALEIVLGIDNIIFIAILAGRLPAAEQPRARRLGIGMAVISRILLLFGISWVMTLTRPLFTLAGVSLSGKQLILVGGGLFLIGKSTYEIHDKLEGGDDHGSTVRGGSALAGVVFQIMLIDIVFSLDSVITAVGMTPHVPLMVIAVLAAAGVMLAFAGAVSDFVHRHPTIKMLALAFLLLIGMMLVVEGFGQHVSKGYIYFAMAFSLLVEFLNMRLRGKAKPLPLRHSTMR; this comes from the coding sequence ATGGCGAGCCTCATCACGCTGGTCACGCTCGTGGCGCTCGAGATCGTTCTCGGCATCGACAACATCATCTTCATTGCCATCCTCGCGGGCCGGTTACCAGCCGCGGAGCAGCCGCGCGCGCGGCGCCTCGGCATTGGGATGGCTGTCATCTCGCGCATCCTCCTCCTGTTCGGCATCTCGTGGGTCATGACACTGACCCGCCCGTTGTTCACCCTGGCGGGCGTGAGCCTATCGGGGAAGCAGCTCATCCTCGTCGGGGGCGGCCTGTTTCTCATTGGCAAGAGCACCTACGAGATCCACGACAAGCTCGAAGGCGGCGACGACCACGGGAGCACTGTTCGTGGTGGCTCCGCGCTGGCCGGCGTCGTCTTCCAGATCATGCTGATCGACATCGTGTTCTCGCTCGACTCCGTGATTACCGCCGTCGGGATGACGCCGCACGTGCCGCTCATGGTCATTGCCGTGCTCGCAGCGGCCGGTGTGATGCTCGCCTTTGCGGGTGCCGTCAGCGACTTCGTCCACCGGCACCCCACCATCAAGATGCTGGCGTTGGCATTCCTCCTGTTGATCGGCATGATGCTCGTGGTCGAAGGATTCGGGCAGCACGTCAGCAAGGGGTACATCTACTTCGCCATGGCTTTTTCGCTGTTGGTCGAGTTTCTGAACATGCGGCTGCGCGGGAAGGCGAAGCCGTTGCCGCTCCGACACTCGACGATGCGTTAG